ACTTGCCACATGATTCGTGTTTATAAAAATGTATCAGCCGTTCAATCACCCAAACCATGCAGGTGCGGTCATCAATGACGATGACGCCGCCGGAGCCGAGCATCGATCCCGCTGCCGCCAGTGATTCGTAATCGAGCGGGGTATCGATCTGCTCCGGTTTCAGGAATGGTGTCGACGAACCGCCGGGAATGACGGCTTTCAATTTATGCCCGTCAAGCATACCGCCGCCAAGGTCATTGACGAGGAATGAAAGAGGGGTTCCCAGCACGACTTCATAATTGCCGGGTCGCTTGACGTGACCGGATAGAGAGAAAATTTTTGTTCCTTTGGATTTTTCGGTCCCCATGGAGGCATACCAATCGGCGCCATTATTAATTATGGGCGGCACGGACGCCAGAGTTTCGACATTATTGACGACAGTGGGGCAGGAGTACAATCCTTCGATGGCTGGGAAAGGAGGGCGAATGCGCGACATGCCGCGTTCTCCCTCGAGGGAATTGAGCAGCGCTGTTTCCTCGCCGCAAATATATGCACCACCGCCGGTATGCACTGCCATATCAAGGTCGTATCCGGTTCCGAAAATATTTTTGCCCAGCATGCCTTTGCGGTAAGCCTCTTCGATGGCTCTTTCCATCACTGAGGCGGGATGGGCGAACTCGCCCCGGACATAACAGAAAGCCAGATGACTACCGATAGCATAGGCAGCGATGGCCATGCCTTCAATAACGGCGTGAGGGTCATGCTCCAGAAGCACCCGGTCCTTGCAGGTACCGGGCTCCGATTCATCGGCGTTACAGATGAGATAGCGCGGTTTGGGGCTGTCTTTCGGGACAAAGCTCCATTTCAGTCCGGCCGGAAAACCGGCGCCGCCGCGCCCGCGCAAACCCGATTTCTTGACTTCATCAATCAACTGAGCCGGAGTCATACCGCGCAGCGCTTTCTCCCAGGCCTTGTACCCTCCATGGTCAATATAGGTGGCGATATTGATCTGATTGGGGTCATCGATATATTTGAAAAGAATCTTCTTTTCCATCTCAGGCCTGCTGTTTCAACTCCGCAAGAATTTTATCCACCTTTTCGCGGGTCAGGAATTCATAGTAACTGTCATTTATCTGCATCATGGGGGCGGAAGCGCAACTGCCAAGACATTCCACCGATACGAGGGTAAACAGGTTGTCCGAAGTGGTCTCCCCTTTTTTGATATTCAGTTTTTCCTCAAGATAGGATATAAGACTGTCGGCGCCGAGAAGGGCGCAACTGATATTATGGCAAACCTGAATGAGATATTTCCCCACTGGCTCTTTGGGAAACATGGTATAGAAGCTGGCGGCTTCGGCCACCTCGATATAGGGGACTTCGATAATGTCCGAGATCTCCCTATAGATTTCATTGCTAAGATGACCAACCTGGCGATAAGCGACGGTGAGAGCGGGCAGGATGGCCGACTTGCGCCGGGGGTAAGGGGCCATCCGTCTTTTGATTTCGGCAATGGAGGTATCATTAAGTATCATCGATCGACCTCACCCAGTACAATATCAATGGAGCCGATGGCGGCGATAACGTCGGCGACCAGCCTTCCCTCAATCATTTTAGGCAGAGCCGAAAGATTGACAAATGAAGGGGGACGTACCCGCATCCGATGCGGCATGTTGGTTCCATC
This is a stretch of genomic DNA from Candidatus Zixiibacteriota bacterium. It encodes these proteins:
- the nuoF gene encoding NADH-quinone oxidoreductase subunit NuoF, producing the protein MEKKILFKYIDDPNQINIATYIDHGGYKAWEKALRGMTPAQLIDEVKKSGLRGRGGAGFPAGLKWSFVPKDSPKPRYLICNADESEPGTCKDRVLLEHDPHAVIEGMAIAAYAIGSHLAFCYVRGEFAHPASVMERAIEEAYRKGMLGKNIFGTGYDLDMAVHTGGGAYICGEETALLNSLEGERGMSRIRPPFPAIEGLYSCPTVVNNVETLASVPPIINNGADWYASMGTEKSKGTKIFSLSGHVKRPGNYEVVLGTPLSFLVNDLGGGMLDGHKLKAVIPGGSSTPFLKPEQIDTPLDYESLAAAGSMLGSGGVIVIDDRTCMVWVIERLIHFYKHESCGKCTPCREGTGWLEQIISRIEQGEGKPGDLEKIDSICDNILGRTICPLGDAAVMPIQSALKLFRDEFQYHIDNKKCLVKSEFEFK
- a CDS encoding NAD(P)H-dependent oxidoreductase subunit E, whose amino-acid sequence is MILNDTSIAEIKRRMAPYPRRKSAILPALTVAYRQVGHLSNEIYREISDIIEVPYIEVAEAASFYTMFPKEPVGKYLIQVCHNISCALLGADSLISYLEEKLNIKKGETTSDNLFTLVSVECLGSCASAPMMQINDSYYEFLTREKVDKILAELKQQA
- a CDS encoding NADH-quinone oxidoreductase subunit D (Catalyzes the transfer of electrons from NADH to quinone), whose amino-acid sequence is DGTNMPHRMRVRPPSFVNLSALPKMIEGRLVADVIAAIGSIDIVLGEVDR